The sequence ttaatggagacattaaggaagaaatctatatgaagcagcctgaggggttcacatccatgggaagcgagcataaggtatgcaagcttcagagatcaatttatggtctaaaacaagcatcaagaagttggaaccagaaatttgatgaaacaataaaagattttggtttcatcaagaacccggaggaaccgtgcgtgtacaagaaagtagttaaggatgctgtgacattcttagtactttatgttgatgacatcctactcattgggaatgatgtagggatgttgcagtcaacaaagatatggttatcaggtagattctcgatgaaggatttgggtgaggcatcctacattcttgggatacagatctatagagatagatctaagagaatgataggactcactcaatcaacctacatcgacaccatattgaaacggttttcaatggatgggtccaagagaggacatctacccatgtgtcatggagtttctttatccaagtctatgtgtcccaagactgatgcagagatagagaatatgacacatgtaccatatgcgtcagctataggtagtatcatgtatgggatgatatctaccagaccggatgtagcatttgctctgagtgtcacgagcagatatcagtctaatcctggtcaaatgcattggaaagccgtgaaggacattcttaagtacttacgaaggactaagaatatgttcatggtatatggaggacgagatctgaaattggaaggctataccgactctagcttccaaagtgacttggatgactcgaagtcaacctctggatttgtgttcatgctcaatggcggtgctgtctcttggaaaagttccaagcaggacaccacagcggattccaccactgaggctgaatacattgcagcatcagctgctgctaaagaggccgtttggatgaggaagttcgtccaagagttgggcgtcattcctgaatttgttggtccagtcccggtgtactgtgacaacacgggtgccgttgctcaagcaaaggaaccaaggtctcatcaaagatccaaacacgtactgaggaaataccacatcatccgggagattgtggaaagaggagacatcactgtcgaacgagtggcctctgcagacaatatcgctgatccgcttactaagcccttgccaggaccattgtttgacaaacatcgcgaagcaatggatctacgtagtatgactagttggctattgggcaagtgggagattgaaagagtgggtgcccagtgagccaacttgtggctatgggctttgatgactctttgtacaaacaatcttttgtttaatattatttacacttttattaatggcaatgactttatctttcttcatattgttatattatgatatactattgttgttttgataaagaccttgaatgtactatagtgtatgtaagatgtggtagaacatggagatgtctatcatgaaatacatcttatagtcactgtatattctaaactgttcctagtcaattgagccgtccgagaataaggataaggatcgctcgagtttgagactagcatttgcgatgcggagtaccacgtttcattggtagggaacatggagatgttcgaagcatgcaaatggatattcataggatgaatggagattcataggatgaataatcgaactaccctatccggactttccaagtggttatcacttatcgagtggataaagtccgcggttttggttgtacaccattagtccttactacttgaaacatcatggagactctatatgctagtactgtgctttgactcgtttaccgactctatggggtcatcaggtgtcgggattgggtacagttacaacacatataggagtcgatgcattgttgtcaaggattcaccacatacttgcgagtgtggatatcctatgcgatctgaggagatattagtgtgacgaatctctggccagagtacttgatgtgatttaagaaatggtttcttagtagcacatgcgatgtcactaattggatcttcaagatgtattgcatagttatcgaatcttgagcgactctcgatataccaatggttgttgattcgatcgggatatatggatgaagggaccgtactgtacgctaaccaaaatctactggttcttgtaggcactatcagtgatacctagggaatcatggggcgatgttgctaggcgctttaccatgattcgttgggcaagtcggaaattgttgttccgagtcacaaggagttgtgagcccacggctagctgtatccctgaaccattgagggtcacacagtgtaatggagttttaatccccgttgagatagttaaatttaaagagttaaatttaatgaataaagaagttggacttcttaaataagagtaagggagtaggatttcctaaaatgacatagggatggacatttttggaaaccactgaattcggattcaggaaaatttatcttgactttaaaatgtgcagaaatggtttctgtgcacattggtgaaattggttcatcaatcggagtctcgatgaattttatattaatttctgaacgtgtgggctttgcttgtcgagcctcaacttatgactaatgggccctaagctgttagtggcctgcattataaataagttattgcagtacagaaattacacacaacaggtcataattttgagagacaaaaatcgaaaaccctagtctccctCTCTCaattttcggccgacccctccctctctctgtcagagaaattccggtatgtgattttgaattgcagtctggaataagcgaatcaaattcgttattctcttcgcagaaaacttctgatagattttctagtgcaatctatcagagggattaaacctctattcgtggacctgatagaaggagttcatcggttccagggagagacaacaagagcagtgaaatctgttggagtccaataatctcgattcgagattgaaggtaaaatttaataattgttatttaaattttacacacacttataatttaatcgttgaacggttgatacccacactatggaattgttccataataaaatttttaaacttccgctgcaccgggtatcaatcgtgattgatctgaacgccagttctCCAACAAGATCATGTATACACGCGGAGATACTGGTTTAGGGAGAACGGAATAAGAAACAGAGCACCTAGAGTTCAAGAGGAAGATATCTGTAAACATCATAAATCTGATCCTTAAACCCTTGACtcaaaagggcgcccttttatgtaatggactgggTGCATCCCTCTGCATCTGCCCCATCTGGCCTCAGCTCTGGGGCCCGCGAccatactcatggtcttcttctcacctggaaaggagagtttttgccctccctaGGATTCGAACTTGGACCACCAGACATATATCCAAGTTcaactcaatcctggtaccactCCAAGTTCGAATCCTGAGGAGGGCAAAAACATTCCTTTCTAGGtggggagaagaccatgagtatggTCGCAGGCCCCCAGAGCTGAGGTCGGATGGGCCAGAGGCAGAGGGATGGTCCGGTTCATTACACGCTTGAACCGAGCCGAAATCGGAAATTCGATTtgaaccgaaaatcgaaccgaaAAATCGGTTTGTTTtcaatttttagttttttagatttttggttcggtttttttCGCTCGGTttaccgaaccgaaccgaatcgaaaaccgatttttttatttttaaattgttttttaatattttaattcatttttttattaataaataaatataaattaaataaataaaataaaataaatagaaattcggttaaaccaaaaaccgaaccgattcggttcggttttcggttcaaATTTTCGAtgaaattcggttcggtttggtTCAGTACAAATGAACACCCCTATCAGATTCATCCTGATAAAATTTCAaagaccaaaaaataaaaagaatcagAACTGCATAATTAAGTCCATCGGTGAAACATATTATAGGGagttatttaataaaattaaactcaTGTAGATGCACACGATATGCTAGCACGGGCTATCAAAAAAATGAAACTTATGAGAGACAACAATTTCATAGATCCAATACAACAATGTGCTTGTACATTAATATAGTAACCAATAGCCAAAATTACTTTCTCAGTTGAGCTGCCAGCTCTCTTGTAGGAGAAAATATCAAAGTCTAGACCCATCAATAAGGAATAAGTGAAAAGGAAATAATCACTGAATAGGATGCTCAACGTAAAGGCTGGCTaatcaattaaaatttataatagaACTATGGGAACATATATGCTTATGTTCATGCTTTGGACCAACTATGTATCATAGTAACTCTCGAGAACTTCTCAAGTATAGATGAATAATAAAAGTCAAAGAAAATGGGGAGCTTAAAGGTCGTACTTGTAAGTTTTAACCAAATGTGCAAAAGACTAGGAATTACATCAGCCACATAAATCAAAGTAGCAAAGAAAACGATTAATAATCACAATCTCAAACTATCGTAACATTATGACAGAAACCCGAAAATTAAGCTCTaccaaaaagaagaaagaaaaatagTGCAGGCATAGCTAGAGAAAAGCAATacagaaaataaaataacttcGTCACAAGAAATAGTTGCCATTGTATATATCTTCCGACATGAAAAGTTCACATCTGACTGAACATGACACTTGACCAAATCCAAGACTTAAGAGCCCTAATCACATGATACTAAACTAAACTGTTCTTCCTATCTTATTCACACGAAACTAGACTAGGACCTTGACATCACTCAATTGTTGCTCCGAAAGATCATCCTTTGTACCCATCTCCAACTTGAACTCCATtcaaaataattgatatatgaaCTTGGtctattttgaatattgatgcAAACTCACTGTAGCGTGTTTGAATCCAAATATGTTACTTAGTTCTTTAATATTCTTAATCTTCACCATCTTAACTCAAATACAAATCAATCATAATCTAACAAAATCGTTCCATAATCAAACATAATGCCAACAATAAAGTTCACCAACAACACACAAGGTAAAGATCCCAAATAGTTGTACTCTTTTGTAGCAAAGACCtaagaaatataaattatataccAAAAAGAGATTCAAAATTTTCGAAGATTACGatatatacataaaaacaacattaaaattccccaaaaagttttttttatgaGGAAGAAAAGATATTATATATCATCAAGATAAATAGATACAATCCAAGATGGTAGAACACCTTTAACCCATGATAGAGGAGAAGGGTTAGATAGTGCAAAGCGAGCAATACAATGAGCAAGCTTATTAGCCTCTCGATTAACTAAGTTAAGAGCAATGAAATTGATAGACGCAAGCAGGGAGCGAACATCTGCTACAAAGTTACCAACAGGATCACGGATTTCCAAAGAAGAATTCACAGCATGGACGGCAAGGGAGGAATCCGATGAGACCAGAACCTTATCAAATCCAAAGTGCAACGCAAACTGAAGACCATGAAGAATGGTAAGGAGTTCAGCTGATAGAACACAATCAGGGAGACGTATACCACTAGCAAACGCAGCTCGCACAGTGCCGACATGATCACGAATAACAACCCCAATACTAGCGCGACCCTTCGCCTTATCAAATCCCTCATCAACATCTAATTTGAAGTGCCCAGATGGAGGTTTAGACCAAATCAAAATATGAGAGGAAGAAGCAGCGAGCCTGCGGGGAGAGGTGGCTAAGAACGCATTGAGGAATTCTTCAAAATAGGGAACAACCCAATCAATATTAATAGGCTTTCGAGGGAAGATAGGTTCATGTTTCCAATGAAAAACCTCTTTCCACAAAGCCCAAGAAAACAtagcaaaattctcaaatgacgACTTAGAAATTAAGGCATCCAAGTTAATACCACAATCTAGAAAATTCAGATTACGAAATAGCTTCAAATGCGCCCAAAACTGAGTGTCTTTCCAAAATTTTTTGATTTGAGGGCAAAACAAAAGGTAGTGACTTGTAGAGGCCTTAGATGAACCACAAAGAGCACAACATCCCTTAACCGGAACATGATGACGCTGCAAGTTCAATTCACTAGGGATATAATCATGAAAAGCTCGCCATAAAAAGATACGAACCTTGGGGGGGGGGGACATGCAAATTCCACATCCATTTCCACCAAGAGAAGGGGAGTGAAGATTGTGATGGTGGTGGATCATAACAACCAATCTGAAGCAGATAGCCAGATTTAACTGAATAATGACCTCTATGACCCCATTTCCAATATCGCAGATCATCGAGATTAAGTTGGCTCAAGGGAATATCAAGAATATAATCAGCCTCAAAAGAAGGAAATACATTACGAACTGCATTTTCATTCCAATATCCAAACGAGTCGATGAGTTTTTTTACAAAATCGTGGGGGTGTTAGAGGAGTGGAAAGAGCTACGACCACTGGCTAGTCTCGGGATTCATTTATTCGTCAATGCATTAAATTTGTGAATATTTCCCACCTTCCAAAACAGCCCTTTGCACATAATATCACGGATCCACAAAATAGATCTCCAAATATAAGATGGGTTATCACCCAAAGGCGCCTTCATAATACCAGTATGTTTGAAATAATGAGCTTTGAGAATTCTGGCCATGAGGGAAGAGGGGTCATGGACAATACGCCATACCTGTTTCGCAAGTAGGGCTGTGTTAAAATCAATGAGGCTCCGAAACCCAATACCCCCATATTGTTTCGGTCTACATAGCATTTTCCATCGAGACCAATGCATACCACCTTTATTAGAATTCGAGTTCCACCAGAAGTTTGCACAAAGCTTCTCTAAATCATGACATAAAGAAATAGGCAGCTTGAAGCATGACAAAGTTTGAAATGGCCTGGAGCACTGATTTGATAAATGTTTCTTTGCCACCTGCCGAGATGAATTTAGAGGTCCATCTATTgatctttttgaaaattttatccCTCAAACCAAAAAATTGAAGGCGTTTACTCCGAAGTGAGAAAGTAGGGAGACCCAGATAGAGATAATGGACTTTCACCATGTCAATAGAAAAATTCTCTTAATAGCTTGAATTCTTTCCGTTGAGGTACTAGGGCTAAAAGTGAGGCAAGATTTTTCATAATTCTCCAATTGGCCAAAGGCGCGTTCGTAGAGTTGGAGACATCCCCTTAAACGATGACAATCCTGCACTGGAGCTCTGAAAAAATAAGACTATCATCGGCGAAAAACAAATGAAAATAGATGGACATGAGTTGGAAATTTTAACCCCACAAAGTTAACTGTTCAATGAAAGCAGAAAATCttttcctaaaaaaaaattctagacCATGAACTATCTCACTACTAAAAATTATCTAATTTGACAACAAAAATCAGTATAAACACCAGAGTGCTCCATATTTCCATTAACTCGTGACCtcaaatgaaatcaaaatttattcgtaataaaacaaaaataaaatcaaatattctagtATAAGAATTAGCATCGATTCCCATTCAAGAAGTTCCCAAGAATTCAAATACCTAACAAAATATGAAAgagaataaatagataaatcaaAATTTAACAAGGAAACAAAGATTTTTTTGCTTAGAAGGATAGAATCACCTCTGAATGGAGAAgagttaaaacaaaaaaaacatgatAAATTATCTCGAAACCAGTATAGAAATCGTCCAAATGCACAAGGATACAACAGGATTGTCTTCAAATTCGAAGAAGAACGATGGATTTTGGGGCGCATCGAGATGAGCTAAGAGCGAAGAGGAGTCGGGGTTTTTGCGTTAGGATCTCTAAGATCCGATTGACTCTTACatgtatttgttttttttattagattTACCTGTCTCACAGGAGTTTTTGTCAATATTTTATAGATCAGTTGTTCAaacacatttatttttttaaaaaacttttagaacattttataattttttaaaaaaatacttttataaAAAGAACTTATAAGTACTTGTTCAAAATGTAGTTTTGGTCGAATTTGAACTTGTACTATTTTCTTAATAGCTCATAATTCGGTCATACGTAGATATACTAagcaatatttatgtattactaAAACTGAACAATTTTCTAAGATATTGCTTGGCTCATACGATaatatatgataaaaatataactTGAGATTAACCAATTGAGAGATttggataatatatatatatatatatatataaaacaagtTTTCAGTTACCCAACAAATTCTTGCCCACTTCATTCCCAACATCTAAAATACCAATGgtgggttttagttgtttttgtttttaattttttgcacCACACCGGGTTTAATGGTCGAACATGAAATGAGAAAAAATTGTTGAACATATGAAAACTTctaatataaatttcaaatattgcAAAACTTGAGTCatatgttaaataaaatataaataacatgAGAAAAGAcctcaattaaaaaaattacaattattgcactaatatttgatttcactcCCTATTGACTCCCATTAACATAACCAAGTTTAAcctcatttgttttttttttttttttggaaaaaggaAAAATTAGCTTGATGACtatggatttttattttttttatatttcttcataaaaaagaaaaaaagacattttcttttgaaaaatgattcacatacatacatacatcatACATGCATACATAGATACAGATCATCATGATCATGAAATTACAAAAACCCTTTTCTTTGTTTCCCGTCAGTCTTCTCTTTccccaaaatatatatacacaaataCAATCAcagtctctctctctctttcgcCCCGGTCATCTCTCTCTATAAATACAGATTCTTGCATTATTATTGCATTGATTAATGATTTTAtacacaattcttcaatcatatcatatttatatataaatttatatatgtgTTAACATATATATTTCTATTGATTTACTGAGTTTTCGGTGGATTGAGGAAGGAAGAGGGGAAGATGAGCAGTGGGGTTAAGGGAGCTATTAGGGTTTCGATTCCCAGCAACGTTAAGGAGATGATCGAGAATATAAAGGATATTACTGGGCAGAATCACACCGAAGATGAGATTTATGCTGTGCTTAAGGAATGCTCCATGGATCCCAACGAGACTCTGCAGAAGCTCCTGCTT comes from Henckelia pumila isolate YLH828 chromosome 4, ASM3356847v2, whole genome shotgun sequence and encodes:
- the LOC140861559 gene encoding uncharacterized protein; this encodes MICDIGNGVIEVIIQLNLAICFRLVVMIHHHHNLHSPSLGGNGCGICMSPPPKVRIFLWRAFHDYIPSELNLQRHHVPVKGCCALCGSSKASTSHYLLFCPQIKKFWKDTQFWAHLKLFRNLNFLDCGINLDALISKSSFENFAMFSWALWKEVFHWKHEPIFPRKPINIDWVVPYFEEFLNAFLATSPRRLAASSSHILIWSKPPSGHFKLDVDEGFDKAKGRASIGVVIRDHVGTVRAAFASGIRLPDCVLSAELLTILHGLQFALHFGFDKVLVSSDSSLAVHAVNSSLEIRDPVGNFVADVRSLLASINFIALNLVNREANKLAHCIARFALSNPSPLSWVKGVLPSWIVFATKEYNYLGSLPCVLLVNFIVGIMFDYGTILLDYD